The segment GGGTCGCTGGGAACCCCACAGGTGAAGGGGTTCGTCAGGTGCAGCTTTCCCGCATTCCAACCCCCAACCCCTCCGCCGGAGCCGAAGGCCGACTCTACCGCGTCCGGATCAGCAGATCCGACGCGGGTTTGGAATGACCCGCCCGTCTTGGAGGTTCACTTCGTCTCACAAGTCTGGGTGGAGGTGGCGACCTGAGGAGATGTCACGGGTCCCGTCTCGAACCAACTCTCCATGAACTCTTTACTCTCCGCGCCTCCGCGAGAGATTCCGGCAGTCCTTTCCGAGTCAGGGGAGGGATCTTTTCTCGCGGAGGCGCGGAGAGCGCGGAGGAGCACTAAGTCAGTGAGAACCGACATGTGGGCTCTCGAGGTAAAAAGTGGCCGTAGCGGGAGGCAGGGTGGGATTGAAGCTTTTCGTCGGTCGTATCCCCAAGCGAAAACCTGGCTCATCGGAGCAGAGGGCGTGAAACCGGAGGAATTTTTCTCACGTCCAGCACAGGATTGGTTTTCCTAAGAGATCGCTCTCCACCGACAAATGCTTTTGCATTTTCGGCGGCGCTCTTTCAAGGTGACACCTGTGACGCAACCGCTAGCGCTTTTGTTATACGAGAGACTCCTGCCGGGCAGCCAATTGGTGAATCGGCTCCAGGATTTGGGGTACCGTGTGAGCACAGTTCCAAGCGCTAACAGCTTGGTCGATACCTGCCTACGTGAGAAACCGCTGCTGTTGGTCGTTGACGTTCGTGAGGCCGACGACAAGGTCTGCGCTGCGCTGAGGCAACTCTCCACGAGTCCGGAAACCAATCATATTCCGGTGATCGCCACGGTGCCAGCCCAGTCTCCCGAGGCGGCCGAATCAGCCCGCCAAAGCGGAGTGAAACTCGTGGTGCAGGATTCGGTGATTCTCGCCCATCTGGAACAATTCATCGATCAGGCACTTCAATTGGACTGAGCGCGGGCTCCCTGCACTGCCCCGATGGGCTGCCACCCTGACCGACACCCACTACTGGGCGTTGCGAGCCCCTGGAGCGTCCACTTCGATGGTCAGACGATACGCCAGAAATACGGTGTCATGTTCGGTTCTCAGCGAATGGAGTCCGACGGCATTGTAATCATGCACCAGGCCATCCGCCTGAAGCATCCTCCCTCGGGCGGTCATAAAATCATTATCATTGGCGACAAAGAGAAAGAAATCGTTCGGTCGTTCTGGATCTAACGCCGAAACCATGGCCATACCTTCCCACTTCTCGGAGAAAGTCCGGTGATTGGGAGCGGAGAAGGACGCGTTAAAGCCAAACCGCTGATGATCGGCTGCGGAGAGCAAATCAACAACCGGCACCGAAGCGGCAGGCCTGATGTCCGGCGCCAAAGTCCCTCCCGGAGAAATCGAGTTCGTTCCGCGATCAGTGGAACGCGCGAGGCCCGCGAGGTTGGTCGCCTCCCGAAAGTCCACCAGAATCACCCCCTTGAACACCGCCGGGTTGGTGGTGTTGCTACCCAATCCACTGCTATCCCGGCAGAGAACCAAGAGCTGAGAATCGTTGATCACGACCAACTCGCTCTGAGTCGCCGTTTTGTTGGGCTTGGTTCCTTGTCCCGTTTCGTCGAGGACAGGCAAAGGAACGACGTACTCTCCCACGGGCGCACTGGGTGACATTTCACGACTGACATCGTAGATCAGCAATCGAGCATGCCGTCGGCCGTCCAGGGTCGGCCCGCTGTCTTGAATCAGCGCGCTCTGGGCCAGAGCATACAAACGGGTTTCGGCCGGGTTCATTCCCAGCGCCTCGAATCCCTGATTCATGCGCCTGCCTCTCACCGGGTCGTTGGTCGAGGTGTAAGCGTAAGAGCCCGAGGCGGACATCGGTCGATAGTCCTCCGGCGGCACTATGACCCGATCGATGCGGAGGCTGCGGTCGAAATGGTACAGGTTCGGCCCATATTCGTCGCTAAACCATCCCGAACCATCGGCCTTGATCGCCAAACCCTCGGCATCCACAGCCACTCGTTGAACGTCAACGACAACGCCATCCCGACGTTGCGTCCTCACAAAGGGCAGCTCGGTCCCGAATAGCGAAACGGAATGGGTGCCAGGATCCAAACCCGTGGTCCGGCGTCCCTCCGAAAACTCAAACAAGCTGGATGATCGATACTGAATGCGAATCTGGTCTTGGCTCCGGTCGCTGAGAGCTCTGATTTTTCCGATTTGCTTCCCGCTGCTTGCGCGAGGAACGAACGTGAAGGAGAGCGTATGCAACCGCGCCGCGTAGTCGGAGTAAAAGCCATCCATATTGAAGCCGCGGTCCGGCAGGGTTAAGAACGTGCCCGTGTACCCGTGCTCCGTCCGATGCCAGTCTCGGATCGCCAGAGCCGATACCGAACCAAACGTCTCTCCCCTCTGATCCAAACTCGAAGCCGCCACGCGTCCGACTCCCTGAAGACCATGATTGGTGATGCGCGTTCCACTCAACTGTGCCGCCACAGAAGGGCATGGACCCCCACAGAGGATTCCGAAAACCACCACCCAAAGACTATTGCGCGAGCATATCCGCATCACAGGATCCCTAGATTCACGGCGGAGCGTGACAAGTCAATGACGACACGGAGCCAAATCCGTGACGAAGGCCTACGACTCGAAAGTTACTCGGCCGAGGGCGACCCCTACCTGCTCAACTGCCCCAGGTCCAAAACTCGAAAAAAGTTCCGATCCGCATCTGGCTTCCACACATAGTCCGATCCGAAAGTGGTCACCAACGGTTCCCACGTCAATGGACCATCACTCAGCCTCCGGACCCTTTGCAGCTGGTAGGGACCCTTGCCGCCCCGCCACGTTACCCTCCAGGAATCTGTACTAGTCGAGACTCTCGTAGGCGCCATCATCTGCAAAGGCTCAGGAGTCTTGACTACGACTTCGTAAGGCGGCAATTGGCTTAAGGCACCGATCACGTCCAGGGCCGACACCGTCAAACGCCATGATCCAGGCGGCAGCGTCCAGGTGGCCTGGTAGGGAGGCTGTCGATCGGTGACCGTGTATTGAGGCGTGGCTCCCCCGCCCGAACCGCTCCACTCAAACAAGACGAACTGGACCCCTTGATCGTCGGATGCCTCCACTTGAACGCTGATTTCGTCGCCCTGCCAAAAAATGCTTCCACCCGGCCGCTCCACCCAGCGCAAAATAGGTGGGAGCACTGGAAAGCTGAGGGGATCGCCAGGATGCGAGACCGGTAGCGCCGGATCCACGATCCCATCTCCATCCGGGTCCCCCAGCTCCTCCCCGTTGGTAAACCCATCCTGGTCCGAGTCGAGGAGAGCCAAGGCGACATCCCAGAAAGGCTGACTCCCGATCACCACTTCCTCCACGGCATAGCCAAACAGGTTTCTGGGTCCACCACCACCTGAGTCGTGACAGGTGCTGCATCCATAGACGTTTCCGTTCGGAATTAAGTCCACCCTGTAAGAGCGGGCGTGGAGTGGAAAACAAAGCAGCCCTGGCATGTCGGCGATGAACCCTGAAATCATCATCCAAACGAGCCACCAGGATGCGCGCCAACCTGAAGGCCGGTTTCTTAGGTTAAGATTCTGCATACCCTTCTCGTAATCGTTCCCTGCGCCAATCGCGCGACAGCCTGGTGAACAGCCCGTAAAAGGAAGAAGCCGGAGGACTCCCTCCGGCTTCTTTGGGTTGGCCTACTGAAAGGCGACGTGCGGGCGTCTTTCAGCGTGGATTAGTGCTGATCAAGGAATGACCAGACGATAATACCGCTGCGGAGCGCCTGCGGAGGCGGTGGTGTCAATGAACAGATAAGGCGAGGAAGGCAGGGTCAGGTTCGTCAACGACTGCCAGCTGGCCGCATTCGCGGAGTTAGCATACTCGACCCGATACTGGCCACCCACGGTTCCCTGGAACACCATGCCCATGAACAACGCGGGATTGGTGAGTTGAGGACCGGCCGGGTTGACCTTCACGGTGGCCGGATTACTCGTAACGGTACCATCGGGTCCCGTCACAGCCACGGTGTAAACTGCCCCCGACTGGTTCAGCGGCAGGTTGTAGAGGGTCAATGAGGAACCGGTAGCTCCCGGAATGGCCTGCCCGTTGACAAACCATTGATAGGAGAACGGGCCGTTGCCTTGAGCCACACCGCCCAGGACCAGAGGAGTGCCAACCGTAATGTTCTGGCTCTTGGGCGAGACGCGCAGAGAAGGATATGCAGCGACCGGCTGCAGATACATCGCATTGAGCTGGCCATGTTCGATCAATTCGCCGGGGATCCGAGCATGTGCTTGGCTACCAAAGATCAGCCAACCCGCCCCGAGGATGTCTTCCATGTCAATGATGCCAGAGGATTCCTCATCGCGAGTCAGGAAAGCAGACCCGCCGGTGCTGAAGAATTTACGATCACCCGCAGCCAACTCGGTGAGCGAGCCCAGAACGGGATCAAAAACCCAGATCTTGGCGAGGCGGTCGTTGTTGCCCGGGTCTTCCTGCAGAAGGATTCGGCTGTCCTTGAGAATGGTCATGTTGTCCAGCATAACCCCCTGCTCATTCGAGTTGGCCAGGCCGGTCCCGATCGGTCCGTCCAATACCAGTTCGATGAACCCACCGTCCTCCGGCCGGGCAATGTCATTGAAGCAGAGCCGCCACAGGCGAGAGGCAGCAGTGACGTTGGCGCCGGAAGCACGACCCGTGGTGACGAAGTAAAAGTCGCTGGGGCGGTTAGGATCCCAAGCTCCGTCTTCGACACGGAAGAAGCTGGTGCCTCCACTCAGACCGGCGAAGTCCATCTCCGCCTCACTGAGCCCGGAAACATCCCCGATGCGATGTAGCTTGAAGTCAACCTTCGTCCGCCATGCTTTGGATCCAATGGCCTTCTCGTTGGTTTCAAAGGGCACATACGAACCCTGGTCTTCAACGCGAACGACATAGGTGACAGCGGGGTGCAGGCCGGCCTTCTGGATCAACGATCCGGTCGTGCTCTTGAGGCCGATACTGACATAGACCTGACTGTTGGTCAGTTCGCTGTCATCCAAGCCCATGACAATTGTCTTATCTTGGGCGAACGGGCTCGCGACCGCATTCTCCCAAGCAAACAATCCCAGGTAAGGCAGCTCATAGCTATTGCCCTTCTCCGGGCCCGTGGCAATGTGCGCAAAGGCACGACCACCCAACTCGCGCGGAGCGCCGTCCTCTTCCCCATTTAGGAAGATCCGATCCATCACGCCCTTGCCGGTGTAGGGATTATAGAAGGCTTCCACCGCGGCCAGTTCTCCAGCGCAGAATCGAGAGAAGTGATAGTCGGTCGCGGGATCGAAGAGACGATGCTGATAGGTCGTCCGATCCCACACGTGAACGCCGTTGGCTTTGATGAGGTCGCTTCCGGACACGGCAACCAGGTTCGACTTGCTGATCACCCATTCCGAGATAAACGCACCCTTGCCACCGTAGGCACGTGTGATGCCCAATGCCGCCGCCGAGTTGGTGATCACGACCTGGCTCAGGTTGGTGATCACTTCGTTTTGGGCGTTGGTGGTCACGAGGGACACATTATTGGTGACGTAAGACTCAGTACCCAAGCCGCCCGGCAGATTTCCGCCACGCGCCTCGTGGTTTACCAGCAGCGTAAAGGTGCCGTTGCCGTTGTCATAAGCGCCCATTCCGTCCGGGAGACCAACCATTTTGTAACCGGCAACGTCCGGCTTGAGCGGGTCAGCAACGGTCACCATGGAGTGGACCGTGACATGGTAGCCACCCGCGGCGGCAGCCTCATAGGAGGGCTTGTAGTAAGGCTCTACCGAGGTGCTGGCCGTGTTGAGGGGAAGCTGAGAGACATGCATCGCGACCAACTGGCCATGCTCCACCAACTCTCCAGGAATGCCTCGGTGCATCTGAATGTCCCACAAGAACCAGCCCTCTCCAAGAATATGGGAGACATCCATGATACCCGACGCTTCTTCGTCGATGGTCAGAAACCGGGAAGCTCCCGTCGTGGCGAACTTGCGATCGGCCTGAGCGATGTCGGTAAGGTCCAGGGTCTGAGGATCAAACATCCACACCCGGGCAAGGCGGTTATTGCCACCCGGATCTTCTTGGATCATGATTTTCCCAGCCCGGGTGACATCCATGTTGTCCATCATCACCGGAGCCGCACCAGATCCTGCAACATTCGATCCCACGGGCCCTTCAAGCATCACTTCGATGGTTCCGCCGGCGGTCGGGTTGCCGAGATCATCGAACCGCAGACGCCACAGTCGGGAGGCATGCGTGACTGCGTTTCCAGACGCCCGTCCGGTCGTTACGCAGTAGAAGTCGTTCGGATGAGTGGGATCCCAATTACCATCCTCCACCCGGAAGAACGCGGTGGTGTTGGAGATGCTCAAGCTCTCCAGTTCAGCGATGGACAGATTCGCAGCATTCTCCAATTTGAAGAGGCTGAAGCGAGCCGAGGTCACGCGATTGGTCAGGCCGAGAGCTTTGTCATTGGACTCGTTGGCCACGAGCACCCCGTTGTCCTCGACGCGAACGGCATACAGGCTACCGTTGTGCAAACCCGCCTTTTCGATCTCGAGTCCAGCGGATTGCTTGGTGCCGACATAGACATACATCTGGCTGTTGTCGAGACCGCCATCATCCATGCCCATGACAATCGTCAGGTCCTGTGGAGTTGGACACGCGACGGAATTCTCCCAGGAGAAATAACCGAGGTAAGGAAGTTCATAGCTGGTTCCTTTTTCGGGACCGCTGACAATGTGGGCGAATGCCCGGCCGAAGGCGAATTCCTCGCCGTTCATATAAAGGCGGGTTTGAGTTCCCTTGCCCGTGGCCGGGTTGTAGAACGCGGTCGACAGGGGGAGGTCACCAGCACAAAAGCGGCTCAAGTGAAAATCGCCCGCGACATCGAAGGGACGGAATGCCGACAGAGTGCGGTCCCAAATCATCACGTTCTGAATGAGATCCTGTCCTGAAACTACCGACAGGTCGTTCTTTTTGAACACCCATTCGGAAACGGTGGCTCCGGTGCCGCCGTAGGCACGAGGCACGCCCGAAGCGACACCATTCGTAACCGAGGTGATCGCCCCGGTCAAAGCGTTCGTCGAGTAAGAGACAATCCCCTGCCCACCCGCAGCCGAACCACCGAAGATCTCGTGATTCATCAGCACGGTGAAAGTTCCATCCCCATTGTCAAAGGCCCCCAATCCATCCGGCAGGCCGAGCATTTTGTACCCATTCACGCTGGGATAGACGGGGTCAGCGACCGTCAGGAGGGAGCGAATCTCCACCGCATAACCCTTGGCCGTAGCCTGGGGCGAGGGTTTATAGTAGGGCTCGACCGAGGTACTCGGTCCAGTGTAGCCGTATTGGGCCTCGGCAACGGAAGTCATCAAAACG is part of the Verrucomicrobiales bacterium genome and harbors:
- a CDS encoding esterase-like activity of phytase family protein, coding for MAAQLSGTRITNHGLQGVGRVAASSLDQRGETFGSVSALAIRDWHRTEHGYTGTFLTLPDRGFNMDGFYSDYAARLHTLSFTFVPRASSGKQIGKIRALSDRSQDQIRIQYRSSSLFEFSEGRRTTGLDPGTHSVSLFGTELPFVRTQRRDGVVVDVQRVAVDAEGLAIKADGSGWFSDEYGPNLYHFDRSLRIDRVIVPPEDYRPMSASGSYAYTSTNDPVRGRRMNQGFEALGMNPAETRLYALAQSALIQDSGPTLDGRRHARLLIYDVSREMSPSAPVGEYVVPLPVLDETGQGTKPNKTATQSELVVINDSQLLVLCRDSSGLGSNTTNPAVFKGVILVDFREATNLAGLARSTDRGTNSISPGGTLAPDIRPAASVPVVDLLSAADHQRFGFNASFSAPNHRTFSEKWEGMAMVSALDPERPNDFFLFVANDNDFMTARGRMLQADGLVHDYNAVGLHSLRTEHDTVFLAYRLTIEVDAPGARNAQ